Proteins encoded within one genomic window of Cucumis sativus cultivar 9930 chromosome 3, Cucumber_9930_V3, whole genome shotgun sequence:
- the LOC101216383 gene encoding D-amino-acid transaminase, chloroplastic isoform X1: MASLQSILRLISQAENSPAVFPYRSHSSIRSTRFHSHYVHNLRNTRRLYFRGFRIMASVADTVGHTSDAPVLTSSEVIERLRARRENQENQQQYLAMYSSVFGGITTDPAAMVIPIDDHMVHRGHGVFDTAIIVDGYLYELDQHLDRILKSASMAKINLPIPYDREMIRRILIRTVSASKCRNGSLRYWLSAGPGDFQLSSSGCHLSALYAVVIQGKPTSRPKGIKVITSSVPMKPPQFAIMKSVNYLPNVLSKMEAEEKGAYASIWLDSDGFIAEGPNMNVAFITSDKELIMPHFDKILSGCTAKRIINLAERLVKEGKLRSISCENITIEEGKKADEMMLIGSGVLVSPVLQWDEQIIGDGKEGPLVQALFDLLIEDMNSGPPTVRVPVPY; encoded by the exons ATGGCTTCTCTCCAGTCTATTCTCCGGCTCATTTCTCAGGCAGAAAACAGCCCGGCAGTGTTCCCTTACCGTTCTCACAGCTCAATACGTTCTACTCGATTTCACTCTCACTATGTACACAATTTGCGCAATACCCGACGGTTGTATTTCCGAGGATTCAGAATTATGGCTTCGGTTGCAG ATACTGTTGGTCATACTTCTGATGCCCCGGTGCTTACTAGTTCAGAG GTTATTGAAAGGCTAAGGGcaagaagagaaaatcaagaaaaccAGCAACAATACCTTGCCATGTATTCCAGCGTTTTTGGAGGAATTACGACAGACCCAGCTGCTATGGTAATTCCAATTGATGATCACATGGTCCACCGGGGACATGGTGTTTTTGATACTGCTATCATAGTGGATGG ATATCTGTATGAGTTGGACCAGCACCTTGACCGCATTTTGAAATCAGCATCGATGGCAAAAATTAACCTCCCAATTCCATATGATCGGGAGATGATTAGAAGGATACTCATAAGAACTGTGAGTGCTTCTAAGTGTAGAAATGGATCACTTCGATACTGGCTCTCGGCAGGACCTGGagattttcaactttcttcttctgGCTGTCATCTGTCAGCCCTTTATGCAGTTGTAATTCAAGGGAAGCCGACATCTCGTCCAAAAGGCATCAAAGTTATAACTTCATCAGTCCCTATGAAACCACCCCAATTTGCAATTATGAAGAGCGTAAATTACCTACCAAATGTTCTTTCAAAGATGGAAGCAGAAGAAAAAGGTGCTTATGCATCCATTTGGTTGGACAGTGATGGATTCATTGCTGAAGGGCCTAATATGAACGTGGCTTTTATTACAAGCGATAAGGAACTCATAATGCCTCACTTCGACAAAATTCTAAGCGGGTGCACAGCTAAGAGAATTATAAATCTTGCTGAGAGGCTGGTGAAAGAGGGTAAGCTTCGGAGTATAAGCTGTGAAAATATAACCATTGAGGAAGGGAAGAAGGCGGATGAAATGATGCTTATTGGGAGTGGAGTTCTTGTTTCTCCCGTACTGCAGTGGGATGAGCAAATCATTGGTGATG GAAAAGAAGGTCCATTGGTTCAGGCACTTTTCGATCTTCTCATCGAGGACATGAACTCCGGTCCCCCAACAGTCCGAGTACCAGTTCCATATTAA
- the LOC101216383 gene encoding D-amino-acid transaminase, chloroplastic isoform X2: MYSSVFGGITTDPAAMVIPIDDHMVHRGHGVFDTAIIVDGYLYELDQHLDRILKSASMAKINLPIPYDREMIRRILIRTVSASKCRNGSLRYWLSAGPGDFQLSSSGCHLSALYAVVIQGKPTSRPKGIKVITSSVPMKPPQFAIMKSVNYLPNVLSKMEAEEKGAYASIWLDSDGFIAEGPNMNVAFITSDKELIMPHFDKILSGCTAKRIINLAERLVKEGKLRSISCENITIEEGKKADEMMLIGSGVLVSPVLQWDEQIIGDGKEGPLVQALFDLLIEDMNSGPPTVRVPVPY, from the exons ATGTATTCCAGCGTTTTTGGAGGAATTACGACAGACCCAGCTGCTATGGTAATTCCAATTGATGATCACATGGTCCACCGGGGACATGGTGTTTTTGATACTGCTATCATAGTGGATGG ATATCTGTATGAGTTGGACCAGCACCTTGACCGCATTTTGAAATCAGCATCGATGGCAAAAATTAACCTCCCAATTCCATATGATCGGGAGATGATTAGAAGGATACTCATAAGAACTGTGAGTGCTTCTAAGTGTAGAAATGGATCACTTCGATACTGGCTCTCGGCAGGACCTGGagattttcaactttcttcttctgGCTGTCATCTGTCAGCCCTTTATGCAGTTGTAATTCAAGGGAAGCCGACATCTCGTCCAAAAGGCATCAAAGTTATAACTTCATCAGTCCCTATGAAACCACCCCAATTTGCAATTATGAAGAGCGTAAATTACCTACCAAATGTTCTTTCAAAGATGGAAGCAGAAGAAAAAGGTGCTTATGCATCCATTTGGTTGGACAGTGATGGATTCATTGCTGAAGGGCCTAATATGAACGTGGCTTTTATTACAAGCGATAAGGAACTCATAATGCCTCACTTCGACAAAATTCTAAGCGGGTGCACAGCTAAGAGAATTATAAATCTTGCTGAGAGGCTGGTGAAAGAGGGTAAGCTTCGGAGTATAAGCTGTGAAAATATAACCATTGAGGAAGGGAAGAAGGCGGATGAAATGATGCTTATTGGGAGTGGAGTTCTTGTTTCTCCCGTACTGCAGTGGGATGAGCAAATCATTGGTGATG GAAAAGAAGGTCCATTGGTTCAGGCACTTTTCGATCTTCTCATCGAGGACATGAACTCCGGTCCCCCAACAGTCCGAGTACCAGTTCCATATTAA
- the LOC101216140 gene encoding eukaryotic translation initiation factor 3 subunit L, with the protein MATYDYDDSRANYDDPRHAPVSAPAGQDIGYDPNFVPDSVKSFVVHLYRHIREKNVYETHQMYETSFQSLSDRLFKDTPWPSVDAVAHFVDNDHVFCLLYREMWFRHLYARLSPTLKQRIDSWDNYCSLFQVVLHGVVNMQLPNQWLWDMVDEFVYQFQSFCQYRAKMKNKTEQEIALLRQFDQAWNVYGVLNYLQAFVEKSSIIHILEEEKEGLEQFTATDGYDYSGGSSNVLKVLGYFSMVGLLRVHCLLGDYHTGLKCLLPIDISQQGVFTSVIGSHITTIYHYGFANLMLRRYVDAIHEFNRILLYIYKTKQYHQKSPQYEQILKKNEQMYALLAICVSLCPQGKLVDETVNSQLREKYGEKMIRMQRYDEEAFAIYDELFSYACPKFITPSAPSFEEPLVNYNQDAYRLQLKLFLYEVKQQQLLSGVRTFLKVYSTISLGQLAIYMEVDESTLRTILLTYKHKTHAVDSAGKIMSNADVDFFIDDDVIHVVESKPVNRYGDFFLRQIVKLEGMINDLDRVKLD; encoded by the exons ATGGCAACGTACGATTACGACGACTCACGGGCCAACTACGATGACCCCCGCCACGCGCCGGTGTCGGCTCCGGCTGGCCAAGACATTGGCTACGACCCCAATTTCGTTCCAGATTCCGTCAAGTCCTTTGTCGTTCATCTATACCGCCACATCCGTGAGAAGAATGTATATGAAACTCATCAAATGTATGAAACTTCCTTCCAGTCATTATCTGACCGCCTATTCAAGGATACACCCTGGCCCTCAGTTGATGCCGTGGCTCACTTTGTGGATAATGACCATGTGTTCTGCCTGCTTTACCGTGAGATGTGGTTTCGCCATCTCTATGCTAGGCTATCACCAACTTTGAAGCAGAGGATTGACTCGTGGGATAACTATTGTAGCTTATTTCAGGTGGTTTTGCACGGAGTCGTGAATATGCAATTGCCTAACCAGTGGTTATGGGATATGGTGGATGAGTTTGTTTATCAGTTCCAGAGTTTCTGCCAGTACCGGGCTAAGATGAAGAATAAGACCGAGCAGGAAATTGCTCTTCTGAGGCAATTCGATCAG GCTTGGAACGTGTATGGTGTCCTCAACTACTTGCAAGCTTTTGTGGAGAAATCCTCAATCATTCATATTCTTGAGGAGGAGAAAGAAGGTCTTGAACAATTTACAGCCACTGATGGGTATGACTATAGTGGTGGAAGTAGTAATGTTTTGAAGGTATTGGGATATTTCAGCATGGTTGGATTACTTCGGGTTCATTGCCTGTTAGGTGATTATCACACGGGTTTGAAGTGCTTGCTCCCAATTGACATAAGCCAGCAAGGGGTTTTTACGAGTGTGATTGGAAGCCATATTACTACCATATACCATTACGGGTTTGCCAACCTAATGTTGCGGCg GTATGTGGACGCCATTCATGAATTTAACCGAATTCTcttgtatatttataaaaccaaGCAATACCACCAGAAATCTCCTCAGTATGAGCAGATTCTGAAAAAGAACGAGCAGATGTATGCCTTGTTGGCTATATGTGTTTCACTCTGTCCGCAAGGGAAGCTTGTTGATGAAACTGTGAACTCTCAGTTGCGGGAGAAGTATGGTGAAAAGATGATCAGAATGCAAAGGTATGATGAGGAGGCTTTTGCCATCTATGATGAGCTTTTCTCATATGCTTGTCCGAAGTTCATCACTCCATCTGCTCCTAGCTTTGAGGAGCCACTAGTAAACTACAACCAA GATGCCTATAGACTTCAATTGAAACTGTTTCTTTATGAAGTAAAGCAACAACAGTTACTATCTGGCGTCCGGACCTTCTTGAAAGTGTATTCCACCATCTCCCTTGGTCAGCTTGCGATTTATATGGAAGTGGATGAATCTACTCTAAG GACTATTTTGTTAACATACAAGCATAAAACCCATGCCGTTGATAGTGCTGGAAAAATTATGTCCAATGCAGACGTGGATTTCTTCATTGATGAT GACGTTATTCATGTTGTTGAATCTAAGCCCGTAAATCGCTATGGAGATTTCTTCTTGCGGCAAATTGTTAAA CTCGAAGGGATGATTAATGATTTGGACAGAGTGAAACTGGATTGA
- the LOC101215895 gene encoding synaptonemal complex protein 1 isoform X2, whose product MLRFFFLFSMIILRSTGFLSLKSSQNGKLRKSLEHARALEDKLQNALNENAKLQVKHKEDEKLWKGLESKFSSAKSLCDQLNETLQRLASQVQDAEKDKEVLEAKLSASSTAIDGLNQKMQELSIKVESVEETIRDREKELAELKIEKEDNCKLYREQQQRTADLIEEKDCMIKRFEETVTENRLIIEGLSSKLEEAQLELNLKEDKITSLIASRDDLQKEKRDLEMHNDEVHKKLKVSLLETRELEDLVNLLSEQLVELDRHSSNFLEKFNQLSLLSDSCFKLAKLESDVASDLAQKRYNKLHEKLICITSENNALNLINVESQQKVDGLQQVQESLKARHSEESRLAGEKIQKLESEIKTLVSEKIETESLISKLEGKIGTLSESSRLSDSKMQSLLQKISALEIENQYNIEKLEKELDGKAEEISTLMKESENHKKHADMIELEGEQLRNILKEKEDFILLSKEREKKLEDKIKENQALLVATEMKLSDAERQHDTMLESKQMELSRHLKEISHRNDQAINDIRNKYEVEKLEIVSKEKEKADQVVQEVERNCEQRLEEMKEESRQSLIRIQEEHAALLSQIQQEHARSEQIYKAKHSEELKYAQLQAENNLKEKLTSLRSEHEAQMKALRCQNEDECRKLQEELDLQRTKEDRQRTLLQLQWKVMGDKLQEDQEVSSKKDYSMSSIKMRDSGGSRKNKHALIRTANAEPTQTPVSQLLKTVEDMNTGSVANIPKHHRKVTRREYEVETTNGRTITKRRKTKSTVLFEDPRKHNKTPRRNTPRGSVVKKIKGGGESRPSNIGDLFSEGSLNPYADDPYAFD is encoded by the exons ATGttgcgttttttttttcttttttctatgaTCATTCTGCGGAGTACTGgatttttaagtttgaaaagttCACAGAATGGGAAATTGAGGAAATCATTGGAGCACGCACGTGCTTTAGAGGATAAACTGCAGAATGCCTTGAATGAAAATGCCAAACTACAGGTGAAGCATAAAGAAGACGAGAAGTTGTGGAAGGGACTGGAATCGAAATTCTCGTCGGCTAAGTCACTGTGTGATCAGCTCAATGAAACATTACAGCGTTTAGCAAGTCAGGTTCAGGATG CTGAGAAAGACAAGGAGGTTTTAGAAGCCAAATTATCTGCAAGTTCTACTGCAATTGATGGGTTAAACCAAAAAATGCAGGAGTTGTCAATAAAAGTAGAATCTGTAGAAGAAACAATAAGAGATC GTGAGAAGGAGCTGGCGGAGCTCAAAATTGAGAAAGAGGACAATTGTAAACTGTACAGAGAACAACAGCAGAGAACTGCAGATCTGATTGAGGAAAAAG ACTGTATGATCAAGAGATTTGAAGAAACAGTCACGGAGAACAGGTTGATCATAGAGGGATTGAGCTCTAAATTGGAAGAGGCACAATTAGAGTTGAACTTGAAAGAAGACAAAATTACTAGTTTGATAGCGTCCCGGGATGACTTGCAGAAGGAAAAGAGGGATCTGGAAATGCATAATGATGAGGTTCATAAGAAATTAAAGGTGTCACTCTTGGAGACCAGAGAACTTGAAGATCTTGTCAATTTATTGTCTGAGCAGCTGGTTGAATTGGATCGTCATAGCTCAaattttttagagaaatttaatCAGCTAAGCCTTCTAAGTGACTCTTGCTTTAAGCTGGCCAAATTGGAGAGCGATGTTGCTTCCGACCTGGCCCAAAAGCGATACAACAAGCTCCATGAAAAATTGATTTGCATAACGTCAGAAAACAATGCACTCAATTTGATAAATGTGGAATCACAGCAGAAGGTAGATGGACTTCAACAAGTCCAAGAATCGCTCAAGGCACGGCATTCAGAAGAATCACGTTTAGCAGGagagaaaattcaaaagttggaGTCTGAAATAAAAACTCTTGTTTCAGAAAAGATCGAGACAGAATCATTAATTTCCAAGTTAGAGGGGAAAATTGGTACTTTGTCAGAAAGCTCAAGATTATCTGACAGTAAAATG CAAAGTTTGTTGCAGAAGATTTCCGCACTAGAAATCGAGAATCAGTATAACAtagaaaaattggagaaagAGTTAGACGGCAAAGCAGAAGAGATAAGTACTTTGATGAAGGAGAGTGAGAATCATAAAAAACATGCAGATATGATCGAGTTAGAGGGCGAGCAACTTCGTAATATTctgaaagaaaaggaagactTTATTCTTTTGTCCAAGGAGCGCGAGAAGAAGCTAGAAGACAAAATTAAAGAG AATCAAGCGCTACTGGTTGCTACTGAAATGAAGCTTTCTGATGCTGAAAGGCAGCATGATACTATGCTGGAGAGTAAACAGATGGAGTTATCAAGgcatttgaaagaaatatcCCATAGAAATGATCAG GCTATCAATGACATCCGGAATAAATACGAAGTGGAGAAATTGGAGATTGTCAgcaaggaaaaagaaaag GCAGATCAAGTTGTACAAGAGGTGGAGCGAAATTGTGAACAAAGActagaagaaatgaaagaagaatcTAGGCAATCCCTGATTCGCATTCAGGAAGAACATGCTGCTCTG TTGAGTCAAATTCAGCAAGAGCATGCCAGAAGTGAACAGATTTATAAAGCCAAACACAGCGAAGAGTTAAAGTATGCTCAACTTCAAGCTGAGAACAACTTGAAAGAG AAATTGACATCACTGAGAAGTGAACATGAGGCTCAGATGAAAGCTTTGAGATGTCAAAACGAAGATGAATGTAGGAAACTTCAAGAGGAATTGGATCTCCAAAGAACCAAA GAAGACAGGCAGAGAACGTTGTTGCAATTGCAATGGAAAGTAATGGGTGACAAACTACAAGAGGACCAAGAAGTGAGTTCAAAGAAG GACTACTCCATGTCATCAATCAAGATGAGAGATTCTGGTGGTTCCAGAAAAAACAAGCATGCTCTGATTAGAACAGCAAATGCAGAG CCAACTCAAACACCAGTATCACAGCTGTTGAAGACCGTAGAGGACATGAACACAGGAAGTGTTGCAAATATACCTAAGCACCATAGGAAG GTCACTCGGCGTGAATATGAAGTTGAAACCACAAATGGAAGGACGATCACTAAAAGAAGGAAAACCAAAAGTACAGTTCTGTTTGAG GACCCGagaaaacataacaaaactCCAAGAAGAAATACCCCCAGAGGTTCTGTTGTCAAG AAAATCAAGGGTGGAGGTGAATCACGTCCTTCAAACATTGGTGATTTGTTTTCGGAAGGGTCCTTGAATCCCTATGCAGATGATCCTTATGCATTTGATTGA
- the LOC101215895 gene encoding synaptonemal complex protein 1 isoform X1, translating into MLRFFFLFSMIILRSTGFLSLKSSQNGKLRKSLEHARALEDKLQNALNENAKLQVKHKEDEKLWKGLESKFSSAKSLCDQLNETLQRLASQVQDAEKDKEVLEAKLSASSTAIDGLNQKMQELSIKVESVEETIRDREKELAELKIEKEDNCKLYREQQQRTADLIEEKDCMIKRFEETVTENRLIIEGLSSKLEEAQLELNLKEDKITSLIASRDDLQKEKRDLEMHNDEVHKKLKVSLLETRELEDLVNLLSEQLVELDRHSSNFLEKFNQLSLLSDSCFKLAKLESDVASDLAQKRYNKLHEKLICITSENNALNLINVESQQKVDGLQQVQESLKARHSEESRLAGEKIQKLESEIKTLVSEKIETESLISKLEGKIGTLSESSRLSDSKMQSLLQKISALEIENQYNIEKLEKELDGKAEEISTLMKESENHKKHADMIELEGEQLRNILKEKEDFILLSKEREKKLEDKIKENQALLVATEMKLSDAERQHDTMLESKQMELSRHLKEISHRNDQAINDIRNKYEVEKLEIVSKEKEKADQVVQEVERNCEQRLEEMKEESRQSLIRIQEEHAALLSQIQQEHARSEQIYKAKHSEELKYAQLQAENNLKEKLTSLRSEHEAQMKALRCQNEDECRKLQEELDLQRTKEDRQRTLLQLQWKVMGDKLQEDQEVSSKKDYSMSSIKMRDSGGSRKNKHALIRTANAEVSPYLQPTQTPVSQLLKTVEDMNTGSVANIPKHHRKVTRREYEVETTNGRTITKRRKTKSTVLFEDPRKHNKTPRRNTPRGSVVKKIKGGGESRPSNIGDLFSEGSLNPYADDPYAFD; encoded by the exons ATGttgcgttttttttttcttttttctatgaTCATTCTGCGGAGTACTGgatttttaagtttgaaaagttCACAGAATGGGAAATTGAGGAAATCATTGGAGCACGCACGTGCTTTAGAGGATAAACTGCAGAATGCCTTGAATGAAAATGCCAAACTACAGGTGAAGCATAAAGAAGACGAGAAGTTGTGGAAGGGACTGGAATCGAAATTCTCGTCGGCTAAGTCACTGTGTGATCAGCTCAATGAAACATTACAGCGTTTAGCAAGTCAGGTTCAGGATG CTGAGAAAGACAAGGAGGTTTTAGAAGCCAAATTATCTGCAAGTTCTACTGCAATTGATGGGTTAAACCAAAAAATGCAGGAGTTGTCAATAAAAGTAGAATCTGTAGAAGAAACAATAAGAGATC GTGAGAAGGAGCTGGCGGAGCTCAAAATTGAGAAAGAGGACAATTGTAAACTGTACAGAGAACAACAGCAGAGAACTGCAGATCTGATTGAGGAAAAAG ACTGTATGATCAAGAGATTTGAAGAAACAGTCACGGAGAACAGGTTGATCATAGAGGGATTGAGCTCTAAATTGGAAGAGGCACAATTAGAGTTGAACTTGAAAGAAGACAAAATTACTAGTTTGATAGCGTCCCGGGATGACTTGCAGAAGGAAAAGAGGGATCTGGAAATGCATAATGATGAGGTTCATAAGAAATTAAAGGTGTCACTCTTGGAGACCAGAGAACTTGAAGATCTTGTCAATTTATTGTCTGAGCAGCTGGTTGAATTGGATCGTCATAGCTCAaattttttagagaaatttaatCAGCTAAGCCTTCTAAGTGACTCTTGCTTTAAGCTGGCCAAATTGGAGAGCGATGTTGCTTCCGACCTGGCCCAAAAGCGATACAACAAGCTCCATGAAAAATTGATTTGCATAACGTCAGAAAACAATGCACTCAATTTGATAAATGTGGAATCACAGCAGAAGGTAGATGGACTTCAACAAGTCCAAGAATCGCTCAAGGCACGGCATTCAGAAGAATCACGTTTAGCAGGagagaaaattcaaaagttggaGTCTGAAATAAAAACTCTTGTTTCAGAAAAGATCGAGACAGAATCATTAATTTCCAAGTTAGAGGGGAAAATTGGTACTTTGTCAGAAAGCTCAAGATTATCTGACAGTAAAATG CAAAGTTTGTTGCAGAAGATTTCCGCACTAGAAATCGAGAATCAGTATAACAtagaaaaattggagaaagAGTTAGACGGCAAAGCAGAAGAGATAAGTACTTTGATGAAGGAGAGTGAGAATCATAAAAAACATGCAGATATGATCGAGTTAGAGGGCGAGCAACTTCGTAATATTctgaaagaaaaggaagactTTATTCTTTTGTCCAAGGAGCGCGAGAAGAAGCTAGAAGACAAAATTAAAGAG AATCAAGCGCTACTGGTTGCTACTGAAATGAAGCTTTCTGATGCTGAAAGGCAGCATGATACTATGCTGGAGAGTAAACAGATGGAGTTATCAAGgcatttgaaagaaatatcCCATAGAAATGATCAG GCTATCAATGACATCCGGAATAAATACGAAGTGGAGAAATTGGAGATTGTCAgcaaggaaaaagaaaag GCAGATCAAGTTGTACAAGAGGTGGAGCGAAATTGTGAACAAAGActagaagaaatgaaagaagaatcTAGGCAATCCCTGATTCGCATTCAGGAAGAACATGCTGCTCTG TTGAGTCAAATTCAGCAAGAGCATGCCAGAAGTGAACAGATTTATAAAGCCAAACACAGCGAAGAGTTAAAGTATGCTCAACTTCAAGCTGAGAACAACTTGAAAGAG AAATTGACATCACTGAGAAGTGAACATGAGGCTCAGATGAAAGCTTTGAGATGTCAAAACGAAGATGAATGTAGGAAACTTCAAGAGGAATTGGATCTCCAAAGAACCAAA GAAGACAGGCAGAGAACGTTGTTGCAATTGCAATGGAAAGTAATGGGTGACAAACTACAAGAGGACCAAGAAGTGAGTTCAAAGAAG GACTACTCCATGTCATCAATCAAGATGAGAGATTCTGGTGGTTCCAGAAAAAACAAGCATGCTCTGATTAGAACAGCAAATGCAGAG GTGTCACCTTACCTGCAGCCAACTCAAACACCAGTATCACAGCTGTTGAAGACCGTAGAGGACATGAACACAGGAAGTGTTGCAAATATACCTAAGCACCATAGGAAG GTCACTCGGCGTGAATATGAAGTTGAAACCACAAATGGAAGGACGATCACTAAAAGAAGGAAAACCAAAAGTACAGTTCTGTTTGAG GACCCGagaaaacataacaaaactCCAAGAAGAAATACCCCCAGAGGTTCTGTTGTCAAG AAAATCAAGGGTGGAGGTGAATCACGTCCTTCAAACATTGGTGATTTGTTTTCGGAAGGGTCCTTGAATCCCTATGCAGATGATCCTTATGCATTTGATTGA
- the LOC105435036 gene encoding uncharacterized protein LOC105435036, translating to MEDVEAETKNEAMRGSKTAIRCAKAAFLLSSLKSSQNRQLRATVHEQAKEKKMLGKTVGDLKIQLARERVRNKRIKLCGLMEFVLQLLLVLSLSSLFLFAAF from the exons ATGGAGGACGTTGAAGCGGAAACCAAAAACGAAGCAATGCGAGGATCCAAAACCGCCATTCGATGTGCAAAAGCAGCTTTTCTACTTTCTTCACTCAAGTCCTCCCAAAATCGCCAACTCAGAGCCACTGTTCATGAACAAGCCAAG GAGAAAAAGATGCTGGGGAAAACTGTGGGAGATTTGAAGATCCAGTTGGCTAGGGAGCGTGTGAGGAATAAGAGGATCAAACTCTGCGGTTTGATGGAATTTGTTCTTCAGCTTCTGCTGGTTCTCTCTCTTTCGAGTTTATTCCTTTTTGCTGccttttga
- the LOC101215652 gene encoding uncharacterized protein LOC101215652, with protein MKRKWEDPQGDNFNSPTDNIELHLETPLPLEWQRCLDIQSGEIHFFNTKTQKRTSMDPRRNKLEGPTTTPNRSFHASDHQALSLDLELNLNCQSKKKIMSNNNDDTGGGLLKLQANNYGISCPWLRFEREQQEMVARVCMQCHLLVMLLKSSPTCPNCKFIHPITDHHQYLQNNPPTTTTTTTTATTTTFFLPNSLPTENNNNHHHQTESLKSFFPNPIQNKV; from the exons atgaagagaaaatggGAAGACCCACAAGGAGACAACTTCAATTCTCCAACTGATAATATCGAGCTCCACCTCGAGACTCCATTGCCTTTGGAGTGGCAACGATGTCTAGATATTCAG tCAGGAGAGATACATTTCTTCAACACAAAGACTCAAAAGAGAACCTCAATGGATccaagaagaaataaattagagGGTCCTACTACTACTCCTAATAGAAGCTTCCATGCAAGTGATCATCAAGCCTTGAGCCTGGACCTTGAGCTCAATCTAAATTGTcaatcaaagaagaagatcatgagcaataataatgatgatacTGGTGGTGGTTTGCTGAAATTACAAGCAAATAATTATGGGATCAGTTGTCCATGGCTAAGATTTGAAAGAGAGCAACAAGAAATGGTTGCAAGAGTTTGCATGCAATGTCATTTATTAGTTATGCTTTTGAAATCCTCACCTACATGCCCAAATTGCAAATTCATACACCCAATAACAGATCATCATCAGTACCTCCAAAATAACCCTCcaactactactactactacaacaacagcaacaacaacaacctTCTTTTTACCTAATTCTCTCCCTActgagaataataataatcatcatcatcaaactGAGTCCTTAAAGAGTTTCTTCCCAAATCCtattcaaaataaagtttag
- the LOC101220735 gene encoding uncharacterized methyltransferase At1g78140, chloroplastic, whose translation MAAMHISPFLPLPSRFCSFTRCFFNFHSTLSISPRLSLLTLRSSSAPPMETSTNVQPSDSVMIDNDNEDNKIKNILACSICHGPLTAAAGSGLPVESTNGYQLECGTCKKSFTGSESHLDLTITGGTDSGESMPAATEIFRTRLVSFLYERGWRQSFSVLLGFPGPEKEFELIKNFITPVLGGSIIDASCGSGMFSRIFAKSGLFSSVVALDYSENMLRQCYEFIKQEENFPNERLVLIRADIARLPFASSSVDAVHAGAALHCWPSPSAAVAEISRILRPGGVFVASTFIMDGPYSFVPFLRIQIEGIQQISGSRIFLSERELEELCTACGLVDFKCLRNRQFVMLSATKCS comes from the exons ATGGCTGCCATGCATATTTCCCCCTTCCTTCCACTTCCCTCCAGATTCTGTTCCTTCACCCGCTGCTTCTTCAACTTCCATTCAACTCTATCCATTTCTCCCCGTCTTTCCCTTTTAACTCTTCGATCTTCTTCTGCTCCCCCCATGGAAACTAGCACTAATGTTCAACCATCG gACTCTGTTATGATTGATAACGATAACGAAGACAATAAGATTAAGAATATCTTAGCTTGTTCCATATGTCATGGCCCATTGACAGCAGCAGCTGGTTCGGGCCTTCCAGT GGAGTCCACCAATGGATATCAATTGGAATGTGGCACATGTAAAAAGTCTTTCACTGGCAGTGAATCTCATTTGGACTTGACGATAACCGGTGGAACTGACAGTGGTGAATCCATGCCTGCTGCCACTGAGATTTTTAG GACTAGATTGGTGTCTTTTCTTTATGAGAGGGGCTGGCGTCAAAGTTTTTCAGTATTGCTTGGTTTTCCTGGCCCAGAAAAGGAG TTCGAGTTGATAAAGAATTTCATAACACCAGTCTTAGGTGGAAGCATAATTGATGCAAGTTGTGGAAGTGGAATGTTTTCAAGAATCTTTGCCAAGAGTGGGTTATTTTCCTCTGTCGTTGCTTTGGATTACTCAGAGAACATGTTGAGGCAGTGCTATGAATTCATCAAACAAGAGGAAAACTTCCCCAACGA GCGCTTGGTTCTGATCAGAGCTGATATTGCTCGACTTCCATTTGCTTCAAGTTCTGTTGATGCAGTGCATGCTGGTGCTGCTTTACACTGCTGGCCTTCACCATCAGCTGCA GTGGCTGAAATAAGTAGAATTTTGAGACCTGGAGGTGTATTTGTTGCCAGTACTTTCATAATGGATGGACCGTATTCTTTTGTGCCATTTTTGAGGATTCAAATAGAG GGTATTCAGCAGATATCAGGGAGCCGCATCTTCCTATCTGAACGTGAATTAGAAGAACTTTGCACAGCCTGTGGTCTAGTTGActttaaatgtttaagaaataGGCAATTTGTAATGTTGTCCGCTACAAAATGCAGCTAA